One part of the Rubrobacter calidifluminis genome encodes these proteins:
- a CDS encoding LacI family DNA-binding transcriptional regulator, with translation MARVTISDVARRAGVSPTAVSFTFNRPWELSRETVQRVLAASRELGYAPNPHAKALLSRRSGVMGLLVPESIADAFANPFYASFVQGVGRICNERELSMMVVSPIDESIGEAITRAPADGFLVVGLGEDHKDIAPLARRGVPFVVVDGTSRRAPSVNVEDERGAYEAASLVLSHGHDDIVLVSFLKPERYRDDPYQDVGQRRLAGYRKAFEESGVAWEEVRVVDAPCSLEGGRRCLLELWENERRPTAFICMSDVTALGILSASRELGLRVPEDLEVVGFDDLPMSGISCPPLSTVHQPTIEKGAAAASLLVRAIEGADVAQEHLVLPTTLVVRGSTRQNGAPAGTPGLS, from the coding sequence ATGGCACGTGTTACTATCTCTGACGTCGCGCGGCGGGCCGGGGTCTCGCCGACGGCGGTTTCGTTCACGTTCAACCGCCCATGGGAACTGAGCAGGGAGACGGTGCAGAGGGTTCTGGCGGCCTCCCGCGAACTGGGCTACGCTCCGAACCCACACGCCAAGGCGCTGCTCTCCAGGAGGTCCGGAGTCATGGGGCTTCTCGTACCGGAGAGCATCGCCGACGCGTTCGCCAACCCCTTTTATGCATCCTTCGTGCAGGGCGTGGGCAGGATATGCAACGAGCGGGAGCTCTCAATGATGGTCGTCTCACCCATAGACGAGTCGATCGGCGAGGCGATCACGCGGGCGCCGGCGGATGGGTTCCTGGTGGTGGGACTCGGCGAAGACCACAAGGACATCGCGCCGCTGGCGCGCCGGGGGGTACCGTTCGTGGTGGTGGACGGGACGTCGCGGCGGGCCCCTTCGGTCAACGTCGAGGACGAGAGGGGAGCCTACGAGGCTGCTTCGCTAGTCCTGTCACACGGGCACGACGATATAGTGTTGGTCTCGTTCCTGAAACCCGAGCGCTACAGAGACGATCCCTACCAGGACGTCGGGCAGCGCAGACTCGCCGGCTACCGGAAGGCTTTCGAAGAGTCGGGCGTGGCCTGGGAAGAGGTGAGGGTGGTGGACGCACCGTGCTCTCTGGAGGGCGGCAGGAGGTGCCTGCTGGAGCTCTGGGAGAACGAGAGAAGACCGACGGCCTTCATATGTATGAGCGACGTCACGGCCCTCGGAATACTCTCCGCGAGCCGGGAACTCGGGCTGCGGGTGCCCGAAGACCTGGAGGTCGTGGGCTTCGACGACCTACCGATGTCGGGCATCTCCTGCCCGCCGCTCTCGACGGTGCACCAGCCCACCATAGAGAAGGGAGCGGCCGCGGCGAGCCTGCTCGTCCGGGCGATAGAAGGAGCGGACGTCGCGCAAGAGCACCTCGTGCTCCCCACTACCCTGGTCGTGCGTGGGAGTACGCGCCAGAACGGAGCCCCGGCCGGGACGCCG